The Acetomicrobium flavidum genome window below encodes:
- the pepF gene encoding oligoendopeptidase F: MSEKRSVTVPERNEIEEKYKWRLEDLYPDNDAWGEEARCLESAIENLKEMGTALTSSAQSLLRGLQTRDEIAERLGRLYAYASFKSHEDARNLEAQAMVQRASTVYLHFAEAVSSFVPSILELGKEGIDEFMKEESGLELYRVEIERIMRLKEHILSYEGEKLLAMSVDVGEVPEKVFSLLTNADMKFPKIKDEKGEEVELSEERYSYFLHSSDRRVRRDAFKGLFSSYGNVKNTLSATYLGSLKKDVFYSKARKYENTLQASLYPQNIPIVVYEKAIETINQWLDPLRRYVTFKRKALNLDAMHFYDLYVQLLPEPKAHFSYDDAKSIIIEGLAPLGEEYSRVLLEAFENRWIDVYENKGKRSGAYSWGVYGVHPYVLLNFNGTLRDVFTLGHEMGHAMHSHFTFKSQPYVYSGVSIFTAEVASTTNEILLLEHLIKRAADKAEKAYLVNYGLEQVRTTVYRQLLFAEFELEVHKRIEKGNPLTSEDFSAIWKSLYEKHYGDTLFIDEELPLEWARIPHFYTAYYVYQYATGYSAARAIATAILSEGKPAVDRYLRFLSLGDSMDPVDALKVAGVDMTSPRPLELTCKKFEEDLDVLMGLIG, encoded by the coding sequence ATGAGCGAGAAAAGAAGCGTTACGGTACCGGAAAGAAATGAGATAGAAGAAAAGTACAAGTGGAGATTGGAAGATTTATATCCCGATAATGATGCATGGGGCGAGGAGGCGCGTTGTCTAGAAAGTGCTATCGAAAATTTAAAGGAGATGGGTACAGCCTTGACGTCTTCTGCGCAATCCCTTTTGAGAGGATTGCAAACGAGGGATGAAATAGCTGAAAGGCTTGGTAGGCTTTATGCCTATGCTTCCTTTAAAAGCCATGAAGACGCACGGAATCTCGAGGCCCAGGCCATGGTGCAGCGGGCATCGACTGTGTACCTTCATTTTGCGGAGGCAGTCTCGTCATTTGTGCCCAGCATATTGGAGTTGGGCAAAGAGGGAATAGACGAGTTTATGAAGGAAGAAAGCGGACTCGAGCTTTACAGGGTCGAGATTGAGAGGATAATGCGGTTAAAGGAACACATCCTGTCATACGAGGGTGAAAAGCTTCTTGCAATGTCGGTGGACGTTGGCGAAGTGCCGGAAAAGGTATTTTCATTGCTCACTAATGCCGATATGAAGTTTCCTAAGATCAAGGATGAAAAGGGCGAAGAAGTGGAGCTGTCCGAGGAAAGATATTCTTACTTTTTGCACAGCAGCGACAGGCGCGTTCGTCGCGACGCCTTTAAAGGCCTTTTTTCAAGTTACGGGAATGTTAAAAACACATTATCGGCCACTTACCTGGGCAGTTTGAAGAAGGACGTATTTTACTCCAAGGCCAGGAAATACGAAAATACTCTCCAGGCTTCTTTGTATCCTCAAAACATCCCTATAGTAGTCTACGAAAAAGCAATAGAAACGATAAACCAGTGGCTTGATCCCTTGCGCAGATATGTGACATTTAAGAGGAAGGCCTTAAACTTAGATGCGATGCACTTTTACGACCTCTACGTGCAGCTTTTGCCGGAACCGAAGGCCCACTTTAGCTATGATGATGCCAAAAGCATCATCATCGAGGGACTTGCCCCCTTGGGTGAAGAATACAGCCGGGTGCTTCTTGAGGCATTCGAGAACAGGTGGATAGACGTCTACGAAAATAAAGGCAAGAGGAGCGGGGCTTATTCGTGGGGGGTTTATGGTGTGCACCCTTACGTGCTTTTGAACTTCAATGGTACCTTAAGAGATGTATTTACCCTAGGTCACGAGATGGGGCATGCCATGCATTCGCATTTTACCTTTAAAAGCCAGCCTTACGTATATTCCGGGGTCAGCATATTTACGGCGGAGGTAGCTTCGACGACCAACGAGATATTGCTTCTTGAACATCTCATAAAAAGGGCAGCGGATAAGGCCGAAAAGGCCTACCTCGTAAACTATGGCTTGGAACAGGTGCGCACGACCGTGTATCGACAGCTGCTGTTTGCCGAATTTGAGCTTGAAGTGCATAAACGCATCGAGAAGGGTAATCCTCTTACAAGCGAGGATTTTAGCGCTATATGGAAGAGTTTGTATGAAAAACATTACGGCGATACGCTGTTTATTGATGAGGAATTGCCGCTTGAATGGGCCAGGATACCACACTTTTACACCGCTTACTACGTCTATCAGTATGCTACGGGCTATTCGGCTGCCAGAGCAATAGCTACTGCCATATTGTCAGAGGGAAAGCCTGCCGTGGACAGGTACTTGCGGTTTCTTTCTTTGGGGGATTCCATGGACCCCGTGGATGCCCTAAAAGTTGCAGGAGTGGACATGACGTCGCCTAGGCCGCTAGAGTTGACGTGCAAAAAGTTCGAGGAAGATCTGGATGTTTTAATGGGCCTTATAGGCTAA
- a CDS encoding heavy-metal-associated domain-containing protein, which yields MAQFALNVPDMSCQHCVKRISGALEELGISKFRVDLDNKEVLVETDDIESVIRALDEVGYKATLKR from the coding sequence ATGGCACAATTTGCGTTGAATGTCCCGGACATGTCCTGTCAGCATTGCGTTAAACGCATATCTGGGGCGCTGGAAGAGCTTGGCATTTCCAAATTTAGGGTGGACCTTGACAACAAAGAGGTACTCGTAGAAACGGACGACATCGAAAGCGTCATAAGAGCCTTAGATGAGGTGGGCTATAAGGCTACGCTAAAACGCTAA
- a CDS encoding ribonuclease H-like YkuK family protein → MFISPTYGPLKIEQVIQRICTFMAKEGSYRIIVGTDSQPLSEGTLFVSAIVVHRIGRGGIYFYRKTYEQRPYSVKERILTETSMSLTLASEVLHLLSQDVVLFEHYRQLLEIHLDVGEKGLTREILNMVVGMVKGSGYIAHIKPEAFAASCVADKHTKSG, encoded by the coding sequence TTGTTCATCAGCCCTACTTATGGCCCCCTCAAAATAGAGCAGGTAATACAGCGCATTTGCACATTTATGGCAAAGGAGGGATCGTATCGCATAATTGTAGGGACAGACTCTCAACCTTTATCGGAAGGAACGCTCTTTGTCTCTGCCATCGTTGTTCACCGAATTGGTCGAGGTGGCATTTACTTTTATCGAAAAACCTACGAACAAAGGCCTTACTCCGTCAAGGAGCGCATTTTAACAGAGACTTCCATGAGCTTAACTTTGGCAAGCGAAGTCTTGCATCTTCTTTCGCAGGACGTGGTGCTTTTTGAGCACTACAGACAGCTTCTAGAGATCCATCTCGACGTGGGAGAAAAGGGACTTACGAGGGAAATTCTCAACATGGTTGTGGGCATGGTGAAAGGAAGCGGCTATATAGCCCATATTAAGCCAGAGGCATTCGCCGCTTCCTGCGTGGCAGACAAACATACAAAAAGCGGTTAG
- the larA gene encoding nickel-dependent lactate racemase, whose protein sequence is MTTLNLKTGREEISWECPIQLLKTATLAGEIRAVSASDALNCPTGSLDLKELAEDADNVAILVPDITRSWQDIPAMCSAIRKGLEETGIDKVTWVIAAGQHRKMSVAEEETVLGKGRRPNDNVFCHVSRENIVDTGKITSRGTPVKVERHVFEADLVVLLGGICYHDLAGFAGGRKIIIPGVSARESVQANHRLGLVEKRFHEKVKVGELEENPVALDMEEYARIFLADKKSFLLNVVTDAMGRPYSYVTGDAFKAWERGVREAEALQTIWIDELADVAIVSCGGYPYDLDLYQATKALTAVYDGLRQSGGIVLVAGLEEGMGTPVFDRFMRLAMDNFDAAIDELEEDFTIPAYIATKTVYELKNRKCALVTQNKDVAFPGLITNDVKEALRHVAGTNFEGKALFVPTGNAVHVKIKEV, encoded by the coding sequence ATGACGACGTTGAATTTAAAAACTGGTAGGGAGGAGATTTCGTGGGAGTGCCCTATCCAATTGCTTAAAACCGCAACTTTAGCAGGAGAAATAAGAGCGGTTAGCGCTAGCGATGCACTGAATTGTCCCACAGGTTCTTTAGACCTTAAAGAGCTTGCAGAAGATGCTGATAATGTTGCTATATTAGTGCCGGATATAACTAGATCATGGCAGGATATACCTGCCATGTGTAGTGCCATTCGGAAAGGTCTTGAAGAGACAGGGATAGATAAGGTGACATGGGTCATCGCTGCCGGCCAGCACAGGAAGATGTCCGTAGCGGAAGAAGAGACAGTCTTAGGCAAGGGCAGAAGGCCAAACGATAATGTCTTTTGCCACGTATCTAGGGAAAATATCGTTGATACGGGAAAAATCACAAGTCGAGGTACCCCCGTAAAGGTAGAAAGACATGTCTTTGAGGCGGACCTTGTAGTCCTGTTGGGGGGCATTTGCTATCATGATTTGGCAGGCTTTGCGGGCGGCAGAAAAATTATAATTCCAGGCGTAAGCGCAAGGGAGTCCGTGCAAGCCAATCATAGGTTGGGATTGGTTGAAAAAAGGTTTCACGAGAAGGTTAAAGTTGGCGAGTTGGAAGAAAATCCTGTAGCGTTGGATATGGAGGAGTATGCCAGGATTTTTTTGGCTGACAAAAAATCATTTCTTTTAAACGTTGTAACGGATGCAATGGGAAGGCCCTATTCATACGTGACAGGAGATGCGTTTAAAGCGTGGGAAAGGGGTGTCAGGGAGGCGGAAGCTCTTCAAACGATATGGATCGACGAGCTTGCAGATGTCGCTATCGTGTCCTGCGGAGGGTATCCCTACGACCTGGATCTCTATCAGGCGACCAAGGCTTTGACTGCGGTTTACGATGGCTTAAGACAAAGCGGGGGAATAGTTCTTGTAGCCGGCCTAGAAGAAGGAATGGGAACGCCCGTATTTGACCGTTTCATGCGTCTTGCCATGGATAACTTCGATGCAGCCATAGATGAACTCGAGGAGGATTTCACGATACCTGCTTATATAGCCACAAAGACCGTTTACGAACTTAAAAACAGAAAATGTGCCTTAGTTACCCAAAACAAAGACGTTGCATTTCCGGGGCTCATTACGAACGACGTAAAAGAGGCTTTAAGGCATGTTGCGGGAACGAATTTTGAGGGAAAGGCTTTATTTGTTCCAACGGGGAACGCGGTCCATGTAAAAATAAAGGAGGTGTGA
- a CDS encoding sodium:solute symporter family protein, which produces MLLIVIAYMALMLLVGWWAGKFYVKGMTDFLLAGRRLGVILCSATLAATHFGGGAVMGGGEYGFKYGLSGAWYGVSCGIGLIILGLVTARRFRDLAFYTVPDYLERRYGGKTIRVLGSLLSLVALVGILAAQVLSARGALGILGITGNTGAVVATLVFIIYTTSGGLWAVTLTDLIQMTWAAVGVILASNMVLGHTGGYEGLKALLQAKAVGPEYMSFWGMGTAGIMWLLLPTVMYTLIGQDFYQRLFAAKDGKTAKVSSLVGGIVLVIVSFFPALMGMGARALANLEDPSMAVPWVLQNLMGPLLGGLILAAILAAIMSTADSLLSAATSHIVKDFWIEIFHLSEVDHEKELLRVSRIFTFVIGVLALIIALIVPGIIDALIYSYTMYTAGVFVPVIGGFLWKGATRTGAFASLIIGSIVALWGILSGVSLFGAPVEIFAALISLVIFVVVSLITKSK; this is translated from the coding sequence GTGCTATTGATAGTCATCGCTTATATGGCCTTGATGTTGTTGGTTGGTTGGTGGGCTGGCAAGTTTTACGTAAAGGGAATGACCGATTTCTTGCTGGCCGGTAGGAGGCTTGGTGTTATTTTATGCTCGGCCACACTTGCGGCTACTCATTTTGGTGGCGGTGCGGTGATGGGCGGTGGAGAGTATGGTTTTAAGTATGGCCTGTCAGGTGCGTGGTACGGCGTTTCTTGCGGCATAGGCTTGATCATCCTTGGTTTAGTGACTGCAAGGAGATTTCGAGATCTTGCCTTCTATACTGTCCCCGATTATTTAGAGAGACGCTATGGCGGAAAGACGATTCGTGTCTTGGGATCGCTTCTTTCATTAGTCGCTTTAGTTGGCATATTGGCTGCCCAAGTCCTATCGGCAAGAGGGGCCTTGGGCATTTTGGGAATAACCGGAAACACCGGTGCTGTTGTGGCGACTCTTGTCTTTATAATTTACACGACTTCCGGCGGACTTTGGGCCGTGACTTTAACTGATTTAATACAGATGACTTGGGCAGCTGTGGGCGTGATACTCGCTTCAAACATGGTTCTTGGCCATACTGGAGGATATGAGGGGTTAAAAGCGCTTCTTCAGGCGAAGGCAGTTGGGCCGGAATACATGAGCTTCTGGGGCATGGGGACGGCAGGCATTATGTGGTTACTCCTGCCGACAGTAATGTACACTTTAATTGGGCAGGATTTTTATCAAAGGTTGTTTGCTGCTAAGGATGGTAAAACAGCCAAGGTTTCGTCTTTGGTTGGCGGCATCGTTCTGGTGATAGTAAGCTTCTTCCCAGCCCTTATGGGCATGGGCGCGAGGGCCCTGGCGAATTTAGAGGATCCCTCTATGGCAGTTCCATGGGTCCTTCAAAATTTGATGGGTCCACTTCTTGGAGGGTTAATTTTAGCAGCTATCTTGGCGGCAATAATGTCTACGGCCGATTCGCTCCTGTCTGCGGCGACGTCTCATATAGTTAAAGATTTTTGGATAGAAATATTTCATCTTAGTGAAGTGGACCATGAGAAAGAGCTTCTCAGGGTATCGCGCATATTTACCTTTGTCATTGGTGTTTTGGCGCTTATCATTGCGCTTATAGTTCCGGGCATCATTGATGCCTTGATATACTCCTATACGATGTATACTGCTGGTGTATTCGTCCCCGTCATCGGGGGATTCTTGTGGAAGGGGGCTACACGCACAGGGGCTTTTGCATCTCTTATAATTGGATCGATAGTGGCTTTGTGGGGAATTCTTAGCGGAGTTTCGCTTTTTGGAGCTCCCGTCGAGATATTCGCGGCACTTATATCCCTCGTGATATTTGTGGTGGTTTCCTTGATCACAAAAAGTAAATAG
- a CDS encoding ribonuclease H-like domain-containing protein, which yields MNASKPFNLEEIFARLKVNKRDEPKEVLNLPPGRFLDEGVYLCEAIHDTTSIVDECERKRCIETLSSWGGGEPLVFFDLETTGLSGGTGTYAFLAGIGIYQEDSFIVRQLFLCSPKYEQAWLSRLLDIIPNKPAFVTYNGKNFDLPLINTRLLLSRMKPFEETKHLDLLYLVRRLWKRRIGSCSLSNVERQILNIGRESDDIPGRFIPDLYMTFLKTGDATMLNGVFYHNEMDILSLCNLFYKVAFVLSGQSHDPYEVNCAGDAWYRHNLDQAKLLWAKAAQLEPPATEALWKLAMENKRRNNYHEALSLLTKLYGMGYRKIDVAVEISKIYEHQLKDAKAALSWADKAMMDFLQYRPLALTWQNRLPDLSKRLERLKRRLGAS from the coding sequence ATGAACGCGAGTAAGCCATTTAACCTTGAAGAAATATTTGCCAGGTTAAAGGTCAATAAAAGGGATGAACCGAAAGAAGTATTAAATCTTCCTCCCGGTCGCTTCCTAGATGAAGGCGTATATCTTTGCGAGGCAATACACGATACTACTAGCATAGTTGACGAATGCGAACGGAAAAGATGCATAGAAACGCTATCTTCATGGGGAGGCGGAGAACCTTTGGTCTTTTTTGACCTGGAGACCACGGGGTTATCCGGAGGAACAGGGACTTATGCCTTTTTGGCAGGCATAGGAATTTACCAAGAGGACAGCTTCATTGTACGTCAACTGTTCCTGTGCTCACCAAAATATGAGCAGGCTTGGCTCTCGAGGTTGCTGGACATAATTCCCAATAAACCGGCCTTCGTTACATACAACGGGAAAAACTTTGACCTCCCGTTGATCAACACCAGGCTTTTGTTATCTAGGATGAAACCCTTTGAAGAGACAAAACATCTGGATCTGCTTTATCTTGTAAGAAGGCTTTGGAAGAGACGCATAGGTTCCTGTTCCCTCTCCAACGTCGAAAGGCAAATCTTAAATATCGGACGAGAAAGCGACGATATTCCAGGTCGCTTTATACCGGATCTCTACATGACATTTCTCAAGACGGGCGATGCTACCATGCTTAACGGTGTCTTTTACCACAACGAGATGGATATACTCTCCTTGTGTAATTTATTTTACAAGGTTGCCTTTGTCCTTTCCGGGCAAAGCCATGACCCCTATGAGGTAAATTGCGCTGGAGATGCCTGGTACCGCCATAATCTAGACCAGGCAAAATTACTTTGGGCAAAAGCAGCACAGCTGGAGCCTCCGGCTACGGAGGCCCTTTGGAAATTAGCCATGGAAAATAAAAGACGGAACAATTATCATGAGGCACTATCATTACTCACGAAGCTCTACGGCATGGGTTATAGAAAGATAGACGTAGCCGTGGAGATCTCAAAGATATACGAACATCAACTGAAGGACGCAAAGGCAGCCCTATCGTGGGCCGACAAGGCTATGATGGATTTCCTCCAATATCGTCCCCTTGCTCTGACATGGCAAAATAGACTGCCTGATCTCTCAAAGCGCCTAGAGCGCTTGAAAAGGAGACTGGGTGCGTCTTGA
- a CDS encoding DEAD/DEAH box helicase encodes MEALFRKKDLAAFLETLKTFPGEITSCVTLSAKQAKFDSWPAVNPKLVATLNELGIEKPYSHQARAINLALSGKNVVVVTPTASGKTLCYNVPVINSIMEDNSCRALYIFPTKALSQDQLTEISAITNKLGVPISTFTYDGDTPPQERAKVRAAGHVVVTNPDMLHTGILPHHTKWIKLFENLRYIVIDELHTYKGIFGSHLSNVIRRLKRICSFYGSSPTFILCSATISNPLELAEALIEEHVELVAEDGAPRAEKQVLIYNPPLISKELGIRGSSLLATAEIAAQAITNGISTIVFTRSRLNVELLLTYIRNNLRDLRMDENLVSGYRGGYLPNERRKIEKDLKNGNILGVVSTSALELGIDIGSLSLAVIHGYPGSISSAWQQIGRAGRRSGGSAAILVASSNPLDQFIAAKPDYFFGGSPELARINPNNLYIYVDHVKCSAFELNFAQDEPFGKTNPREVLEYLTQYDVLHFAGSRYFWQSDSFPAQGISLRSATNENYTVIDVTENHKPKVIGEVDRPSAPMLIHPEAIYFHDGKPYQVIELDTKGLRCYVKQVSVDYYTDADLAVRLQVLDVFKEEDQWGLGEVLLSFRPTVYKKIKLMTHENVGYGQIHMDEEEMHTTACWLKLEKQYSEALGEENLSSGLLGVSHLFRAIAPLFLMCDRGDISVHHMVRDPMFEKPVIYIADNVPGGVGLAEGAFMLRQKLINAALEAIESCPCENGCPACTGALGATIRAKTPTKTLLNILRSQADVK; translated from the coding sequence TTGGAGGCTTTGTTCCGTAAGAAAGATTTAGCGGCATTCCTAGAAACGTTAAAAACCTTTCCGGGCGAGATCACCAGTTGCGTGACTTTGTCCGCAAAACAAGCCAAATTTGACTCGTGGCCAGCCGTAAACCCTAAATTAGTCGCGACATTAAACGAGCTTGGCATCGAAAAGCCTTACTCTCATCAGGCCAGAGCGATAAACCTTGCCCTATCGGGGAAAAACGTAGTCGTGGTCACTCCCACGGCATCCGGCAAAACCCTATGTTATAACGTGCCGGTGATAAATTCGATCATGGAAGATAACTCTTGCAGAGCGCTTTACATATTTCCCACAAAGGCGCTAAGCCAGGACCAATTGACTGAAATTAGCGCAATAACCAATAAACTGGGCGTGCCCATATCCACTTTTACCTACGATGGCGATACGCCACCACAGGAGCGTGCAAAGGTCAGGGCCGCGGGACATGTCGTCGTGACCAATCCCGACATGTTGCACACGGGCATCTTGCCACACCATACGAAGTGGATAAAGTTGTTCGAGAACTTGCGGTATATAGTCATAGATGAGCTTCATACCTACAAAGGTATATTTGGGTCGCATCTATCAAACGTCATAAGGAGGCTCAAGAGGATATGTTCCTTTTACGGTTCCAGCCCCACATTCATATTGTGTTCTGCAACCATCTCAAACCCTTTAGAGCTGGCCGAAGCCCTCATAGAAGAACATGTCGAGCTGGTTGCGGAAGATGGTGCGCCTAGGGCTGAAAAACAGGTATTAATTTACAATCCTCCTCTCATCAGCAAAGAACTCGGCATAAGAGGTTCTTCCTTATTGGCCACGGCAGAGATCGCAGCGCAAGCAATAACAAATGGCATCAGCACTATAGTCTTTACCAGGTCAAGGCTTAACGTGGAGCTCCTGCTGACATACATCAGAAACAACTTAAGGGACCTACGTATGGACGAGAACCTTGTAAGTGGCTATCGCGGGGGCTACCTCCCCAATGAGCGCAGGAAAATTGAGAAAGACCTTAAAAACGGGAACATCCTCGGCGTAGTGAGCACAAGTGCCCTAGAGCTGGGGATAGACATAGGAAGCCTGTCTTTGGCCGTCATACACGGATATCCTGGCAGCATATCGTCGGCTTGGCAACAGATCGGAAGAGCAGGCAGGCGCTCTGGAGGTTCGGCTGCAATTTTAGTCGCCTCATCCAATCCCCTTGACCAATTCATAGCTGCAAAGCCGGACTACTTCTTTGGAGGCTCTCCCGAATTGGCCAGGATCAACCCCAACAACCTCTACATATACGTTGATCACGTCAAATGTTCAGCCTTTGAGCTAAACTTCGCCCAAGATGAACCGTTTGGGAAGACCAACCCCAGAGAAGTCCTTGAATACCTTACACAATATGACGTCTTGCATTTTGCCGGATCGCGATACTTTTGGCAGTCGGATTCATTCCCCGCGCAAGGGATATCGCTACGAAGCGCCACGAACGAAAATTACACAGTGATAGACGTGACTGAAAACCACAAGCCCAAAGTCATCGGGGAGGTCGATAGACCTAGTGCTCCCATGTTAATACACCCCGAGGCTATATACTTTCATGACGGCAAGCCGTATCAGGTCATCGAGCTGGACACCAAGGGTTTGCGCTGTTATGTAAAGCAAGTCTCTGTAGATTACTATACTGATGCAGATTTGGCAGTCCGATTGCAAGTCTTGGATGTCTTCAAGGAAGAGGACCAATGGGGATTGGGCGAGGTATTGCTAAGCTTTCGTCCAACGGTGTATAAAAAGATCAAGCTCATGACGCATGAGAATGTGGGATACGGCCAAATCCATATGGACGAAGAGGAGATGCACACCACGGCCTGCTGGCTCAAGTTGGAAAAACAATACAGCGAGGCATTAGGAGAGGAAAATTTAAGCTCTGGTTTACTTGGGGTATCCCATCTATTTAGGGCGATCGCGCCGCTTTTTCTAATGTGTGACCGAGGCGATATTAGCGTCCATCACATGGTGCGCGACCCGATGTTCGAGAAACCGGTCATTTACATAGCAGATAACGTCCCCGGTGGCGTTGGGCTTGCCGAAGGAGCATTTATGCTAAGGCAAAAACTGATAAATGCTGCCCTTGAGGCCATAGAAAGCTGCCCTTGTGAGAACGGCTGCCCTGCTTGTACGGGTGCATTGGGTGCAACGATCAGGGCGAAAACCCCAACAAAAACCTTACTAAATATCTTAAGATCGCAGGCTGATGTCAAATGA
- a CDS encoding AEC family transporter, producing the protein MQYVTVVLPLIVIMGVGWTLRRLRVIKGDNSNLEGMLYWVVLPALIFRSIFYSGGFAKEDVNLIYAVYLSFLIMPFISFVASPWKKNPARLGVSLLTCMRSNNIYMGIPVVSLTMGDVGVTAVSKYLGLSLVGYHILSVAFGQIGFYRKLNLDTLFGTLKELSKNPLIISSILALFCAEVLQIKLPLWVDESLKMLSEAATGLALIALGAGIQLGEMVTSIKYTWVDVLMKVAVYPLLVMSLFFVWPVAHNVRNAVILVSAMPVAVNTFIVAKGMGMDHKYAAELIATSTFISILVVPIWVYILF; encoded by the coding sequence ATGCAATACGTGACTGTCGTTTTACCTTTGATCGTCATCATGGGCGTAGGATGGACTTTGCGCCGCCTTAGAGTCATCAAGGGCGACAACAGCAACCTGGAGGGCATGCTTTACTGGGTAGTTTTGCCAGCCCTTATCTTCAGGAGCATATTTTATTCAGGGGGATTTGCTAAAGAAGATGTTAATTTGATATATGCTGTATATCTGTCCTTTTTGATAATGCCTTTCATATCTTTTGTAGCGTCTCCGTGGAAAAAAAATCCAGCAAGGCTTGGGGTTTCTCTCCTCACCTGCATGAGATCTAACAACATTTACATGGGCATTCCGGTTGTTTCTTTAACAATGGGAGACGTGGGCGTTACGGCTGTGTCCAAATATCTTGGCCTGTCGCTAGTTGGCTACCATATTTTGTCAGTTGCCTTTGGGCAAATAGGTTTTTACAGGAAATTAAATCTCGATACTCTTTTTGGGACGCTTAAAGAGCTGTCGAAAAATCCCCTTATAATTTCAAGCATCCTTGCTTTATTTTGTGCCGAAGTGCTACAAATTAAATTGCCGTTATGGGTGGATGAATCGCTTAAGATGTTGAGCGAGGCCGCCACGGGGCTTGCGTTAATAGCATTGGGTGCGGGCATACAATTGGGAGAGATGGTGACATCCATAAAATATACTTGGGTAGATGTGCTGATGAAGGTGGCTGTTTATCCGCTTTTGGTAATGTCGTTGTTTTTTGTGTGGCCGGTTGCCCATAACGTCCGAAACGCTGTTATACTAGTTTCTGCCATGCCCGTGGCTGTTAATACGTTTATCGTAGCCAAGGGGATGGGTATGGATCATAAGTACGCAGCAGAACTTATTGCTACAAGTACATTTATCTCCATATTGGTAGTTCCCATATGGGTTTACATTTTATTTTAG
- a CDS encoding glutaredoxin family protein, producing the protein MHVKVYTSPTCPACEKVKEILSEKGIEYQVVDISRDREAAMELVRRTHQLSVPVVQVGDRFVVGFNKERLIDLLEDEGIASL; encoded by the coding sequence ATGCATGTCAAGGTTTACACCAGTCCGACATGTCCTGCCTGCGAGAAGGTCAAGGAAATCTTATCGGAAAAAGGAATTGAGTATCAGGTTGTTGATATAAGCCGCGATAGAGAGGCAGCCATGGAATTGGTCAGGCGTACCCATCAATTGAGCGTTCCCGTAGTTCAGGTGGGAGATAGGTTTGTAGTCGGATTTAACAAGGAACGCCTCATCGACCTTTTGGAGGACGAGGGAATCGCAAGTCTATAG